A DNA window from candidate division TA06 bacterium contains the following coding sequences:
- a CDS encoding sigma-70 family RNA polymerase sigma factor: MIDQTEKNIQAGPQSYDIKEVITSNSQAIYRLCYRLTGNVEDAKDLTQEVFIRAYKGLGNFKGQSEIKTWLYRIAIILGSS; the protein is encoded by the coding sequence ATGATCGATCAGACAGAAAAAAACATACAAGCCGGGCCTCAATCATATGATATCAAAGAGGTTATAACGTCCAACAGCCAGGCTATCTACCGCCTGTGTTACCGGCTTACCGGAAACGTTGAGGATGCCAAGGACCTTACCCAGGAAGTGTTCATCAGGGCTTACAAGGGGCTGGGGAACTTTAAAGGACAGTCCGAGATCAAGACCTGGCTGTACCGGATAGCCATAATCCTGGGGTCAAGCT